A window from Gemmatimonadales bacterium encodes these proteins:
- a CDS encoding SDR family NAD(P)-dependent oxidoreductase, with protein sequence MREFLDRISSFSPKRLALLAAELNARVQELEQASHEPVAIVGIGCRFPGAGDPASFWGLLREGRDAISEVPRDRWDIDAYYDPDPMAPGKMSTRFGGFVPGVDRFDPQFFGIAPREAETMDPQQRLLLEVAWEALEHAGIAPGGLEGSRAGVFVGMSANDYFHLIRACGLDRFDAYTASGTAHSIASGRLSYVLGLSGPSLSVDTACSSSLVAIHQAVQSLRRGESDLALAGGVNLILGPDISIALSKSRMMAPDGRCKAFDARADGFVRGEGCGIVVLKRLADAVASRDRIIAVIRGSAINQDGRSNGLTAPNGPSQEGVIRAALEDADLTPDRLDYVEAHGTGTSLGDPIEVQALGAVVGPYRTKADPLLLGSVKTNIGHLEAAAGVAGLIKAALALHYGELPAQLHLQELNPYIPWGELPVEVVNRSRTWQQRPERSRVAGVSSFGFSGTNAHLILEEAPAQELNSPTTPERPVHLLALSAQDDAALLQLAGRYRDRLREGDASLADVAHTANTGRSHFDRRLTLLAADSATAADALEAQLTGGTAVGVDIGAVTSTRAPRVAFLFTGQGSQYPGMGRALYHGEPVFRAVIDRCAAVLDSLLPMPLLSVLDPAEGTVSPIDETAYTQPALFALELALAELWQSWGARPSIVMGHSIGEIVAACVAGVFSVEDALRLVAARGRLMGALPRNGAMLAIQADEAWVQDLIALHDVDVSIAAVNGPANVVISGLATTIDVLARRCEETGVTATRLNVSHAFHSPLLDRMLDAFEAEARTITYRRPSIDLVSNLTGEVAGPEVATARYWRDHARGAVRFGSAIATLHRAGAEIFLEVGPGPTLIGMGQLCDPASGGLWLPSLRRNRSDWESMLGSLAAMYRAGVPVSWSALDRDRPRRRVTLPTYQFQRERYWIDLPRQRPTGGMPLHPLLGAEVVQAATPQRIFETTLGTQDLPYLDDHRIAGVRLFPSPGYIEMALAVGRRVLEADAVRISDFVVHRPLEVDEEGTTVQFVLDPPAEGRAAFTVYGRDRSTATWFPVANGALSTADWPPAEAAEWAVVRARVAEPVDVEAYYGWLSSLGLEFGPRFRGAVEVHRRDGEVIGRIAAPAGLTDVASYTLHPALLDSCLHLIGAAVPSATSTVTDPFFLLGTDRIELCGAVGDSFYCHVRVRQEHLTDLATRETFTVDVRLIGDDGTTLALLEGLQLKRAGVDAAVRSGLPGHVKQLLYQVVWRRDDHSGAPVAPSVLAQAVEPLVAQLSHEHGFDRFADFQPVLDTLVTAYIVQALQRLGWDFDPTTPWTDAKLAEQLRIVPAQRSLFTRLLAILTEDGILEPAASGWRVKHVPPVVDAEREWQAVAGRFPTFDAELGLTRRCAQDLAGVLRGETDPLQLLFPGGSLADTEKLYQNSPASRTYNSVLAALVERIPGGTSTRPLRVLEIGAGTGGTTSYVLPVLAKRTQVEYTFTDVSPLFLNKAREKFAEYARVEYRTLDISRAPAEQGFETARYDLILGTNVIHATADLAVTMGHVHDLLAPGGLVALLEGTAPQRFGDLTVGMTDGWWAFSDTERRSYALMPHQAWLDLLAKTGYTGATAVPGADAGPVLSQQAIFVAQRPAVSSPAASSDWIVVPDRGGVAELVVDALERRGARAVTVPAESPDALRNALIGGDNGARPVRGILYLPALDLALTDATSADDLARGQATVLGGALEVIQTATAAGAATKLYLVTQGAQATEEGESTDPAQATLWGLGHVVALEHPELGCVRLDLDPARSAAESVEALLTALDRPAAEDQVALRGNDTHVRRLVRMQDTTTDLVRTTLDPEATYLVTGGLRGLGLRVAEWLVDRGARHLALMGRRQPSIDAEEATARMEARGAQVRAFQGDVGRREDVARVLGEIGRGMPRLRGVIHAAGVLDDGVLTQQTWPRFETVLGPKVQGTWHLHQLAGDLDFLVLFSSGASVAGSVGQANHAAANTFEDMLAFRRQAEGRATVSINWGPWAEIGAAADRQISARDFMGSISPADGLTALEWAMRVRPDGTFAASQVAVLPADWERFLATYPDGAAPPLVAELADEVARRRAARPAAPVAARSVEGGLRQRIAGTVPNRRLVVLRDFVRDQAVKVLGAERRERFDLSRPLRELGLDSLMAVELRNKLGAGVGRMLPATLTFDCPTADALVDYLAAEVFSEELASGSAAVPASATHHATPSAEDDGTLDELSENDLASLLEARLDGIASRKGTTT encoded by the coding sequence ATGCGTGAGTTTTTGGACCGGATCAGCAGTTTCTCGCCCAAGCGGCTCGCCCTGCTCGCGGCGGAGCTGAATGCGCGGGTCCAGGAACTCGAGCAGGCATCGCATGAGCCGGTGGCGATCGTGGGGATCGGCTGCCGGTTCCCGGGTGCCGGCGACCCCGCCTCGTTCTGGGGTTTGCTGCGCGAGGGGCGCGATGCCATCAGCGAGGTTCCACGGGATCGGTGGGACATTGACGCCTACTACGACCCCGACCCCATGGCGCCCGGCAAGATGTCGACGCGCTTCGGCGGGTTCGTACCCGGGGTCGACCGATTCGATCCCCAGTTCTTCGGGATTGCTCCGCGGGAAGCGGAGACGATGGATCCGCAGCAGCGGCTGCTGCTCGAAGTGGCGTGGGAAGCACTGGAGCATGCCGGGATCGCGCCGGGCGGTCTGGAGGGCAGCCGGGCCGGGGTCTTCGTGGGGATGTCAGCGAATGACTACTTCCACCTGATTCGCGCGTGCGGTCTGGATCGCTTCGATGCCTACACGGCGTCAGGGACCGCGCACAGCATTGCCTCGGGCCGGTTGTCCTACGTGCTCGGCCTTTCGGGGCCGAGCCTGTCGGTCGACACAGCGTGCTCGTCGTCGCTGGTTGCGATTCACCAGGCGGTCCAGTCGCTCAGGCGGGGCGAGTCGGACCTCGCGCTGGCGGGCGGCGTCAATCTCATCCTTGGCCCGGATATCTCCATCGCGCTGTCCAAGTCACGGATGATGGCACCGGACGGCCGCTGCAAGGCTTTCGATGCGCGAGCCGACGGCTTCGTGCGTGGTGAGGGGTGCGGTATCGTCGTCCTCAAACGCCTGGCCGACGCCGTCGCGAGCCGCGATCGGATCATCGCGGTCATCCGCGGCTCGGCCATCAACCAGGACGGCCGCAGCAACGGGCTCACGGCGCCGAATGGTCCTTCGCAGGAAGGGGTGATCCGCGCCGCGCTCGAAGATGCCGACCTGACCCCGGACCGGCTCGACTATGTCGAGGCCCACGGGACGGGTACCTCGCTCGGCGATCCGATCGAGGTCCAGGCACTCGGTGCGGTGGTCGGTCCGTATCGGACCAAGGCCGATCCCCTGCTGCTGGGCTCGGTCAAGACCAACATCGGCCATCTGGAGGCCGCCGCCGGCGTGGCGGGACTGATCAAGGCGGCGCTGGCGCTGCACTACGGGGAACTGCCGGCGCAGCTGCATCTGCAGGAACTCAATCCCTACATTCCGTGGGGTGAGCTGCCCGTCGAGGTCGTCAACCGCTCGCGGACCTGGCAGCAGAGGCCCGAGCGGTCGCGGGTCGCGGGTGTGAGTTCGTTCGGGTTCAGCGGGACCAATGCGCACCTGATCCTCGAGGAGGCGCCGGCCCAGGAGCTGAACAGCCCGACGACACCCGAGCGGCCAGTCCACCTCCTGGCGCTGTCCGCGCAGGACGATGCTGCACTTTTGCAACTGGCGGGTCGCTACCGTGATCGTCTGCGGGAGGGCGACGCCAGCCTGGCAGACGTTGCGCATACGGCCAACACCGGACGATCACACTTCGACCGGCGTCTGACGCTGCTTGCGGCAGACAGCGCCACCGCAGCTGACGCGCTTGAGGCACAGCTCACCGGCGGTACGGCGGTCGGCGTGGACATCGGCGCCGTCACGTCGACCCGTGCACCGCGGGTCGCCTTCCTGTTCACGGGGCAGGGGTCGCAGTATCCAGGCATGGGGCGCGCCCTGTATCATGGCGAGCCCGTGTTCCGTGCCGTGATCGATCGATGTGCCGCCGTGCTGGATTCGCTGCTGCCGATGCCGCTCCTGTCCGTGTTGGATCCGGCGGAGGGGACAGTGTCTCCGATCGATGAGACTGCCTACACGCAGCCCGCGTTGTTTGCGCTCGAACTGGCGCTGGCCGAACTGTGGCAATCCTGGGGTGCCCGGCCGTCGATCGTGATGGGTCACAGCATCGGCGAGATCGTCGCAGCCTGCGTGGCTGGCGTGTTCAGCGTGGAGGATGCGCTTCGGCTGGTGGCGGCGCGTGGACGGCTCATGGGAGCGCTACCACGAAACGGCGCCATGCTGGCGATCCAGGCCGACGAAGCGTGGGTCCAGGACCTGATCGCGCTACACGATGTCGACGTGTCGATCGCAGCGGTCAACGGTCCGGCCAACGTGGTGATCTCTGGCCTGGCCACCACAATCGATGTGCTGGCCCGTCGCTGCGAGGAGACTGGTGTCACGGCGACGCGGCTCAACGTATCGCACGCATTCCACTCACCGCTGCTCGACCGGATGCTGGATGCGTTCGAAGCGGAAGCGCGGACCATCACGTACCGCCGACCCTCGATCGACCTCGTGTCGAATCTGACTGGGGAGGTGGCCGGGCCCGAGGTCGCGACGGCGCGGTACTGGCGCGATCACGCCCGCGGCGCCGTCCGCTTTGGCTCGGCCATCGCCACGCTGCACCGCGCCGGGGCGGAAATCTTCCTGGAAGTTGGCCCGGGCCCGACGCTGATCGGCATGGGCCAGCTCTGCGATCCGGCAAGTGGCGGGCTCTGGCTGCCGTCGTTGCGCAGGAACCGCAGCGACTGGGAGTCGATGCTCGGAAGCCTGGCCGCGATGTATCGGGCCGGCGTGCCGGTGTCGTGGTCCGCGCTGGATCGAGACCGGCCGAGGCGCAGGGTGACGCTGCCGACCTATCAGTTCCAGCGGGAGCGGTACTGGATCGACCTGCCGCGTCAACGCCCGACGGGGGGCATGCCGCTCCATCCGCTCCTTGGTGCCGAGGTGGTGCAGGCGGCCACGCCGCAGCGGATCTTCGAAACGACCCTCGGCACGCAGGATCTGCCCTATCTGGACGATCATCGGATCGCGGGCGTGCGGCTGTTTCCTTCGCCCGGCTACATCGAGATGGCGCTCGCGGTGGGACGGCGCGTGCTGGAGGCAGACGCCGTGCGCATCAGCGACTTCGTCGTGCATCGCCCATTGGAGGTCGACGAGGAGGGCACCACGGTACAGTTCGTTCTCGATCCTCCCGCGGAGGGACGCGCGGCGTTCACGGTCTACGGCCGAGATCGGTCGACCGCGACTTGGTTTCCGGTAGCAAACGGCGCGCTGAGCACGGCCGATTGGCCGCCGGCGGAAGCAGCCGAGTGGGCGGTTGTACGCGCGCGTGTGGCGGAGCCGGTCGATGTCGAGGCCTATTACGGTTGGTTGAGCAGCTTGGGGCTCGAGTTTGGTCCACGTTTTCGTGGGGCGGTCGAGGTCCACCGCCGCGACGGCGAAGTGATTGGCCGCATCGCCGCGCCTGCGGGGCTGACCGACGTCGCCTCGTATACTCTGCACCCTGCCTTGCTCGACAGCTGCCTTCACCTGATCGGCGCAGCCGTCCCGAGCGCAACCAGTACCGTCACGGATCCGTTCTTCCTGCTGGGCACAGACCGTATCGAGCTCTGTGGAGCCGTTGGGGATTCGTTCTACTGTCACGTGCGCGTGCGGCAGGAGCATCTCACCGACCTCGCCACGCGGGAGACCTTCACGGTCGACGTGCGGCTGATCGGCGACGACGGAACCACGCTCGCCTTGCTGGAAGGATTGCAGCTCAAACGGGCCGGGGTCGATGCCGCGGTGCGGAGCGGCCTACCGGGCCACGTGAAGCAGCTGCTCTATCAGGTCGTCTGGCGGCGCGACGACCATTCCGGTGCTCCGGTGGCCCCTTCCGTGCTGGCCCAGGCCGTCGAGCCGCTCGTTGCGCAACTCAGTCACGAACACGGCTTCGACCGGTTTGCCGATTTCCAGCCCGTCCTCGATACGCTGGTCACCGCATACATCGTGCAGGCGTTGCAGCGGCTCGGCTGGGATTTCGATCCGACCACACCTTGGACGGATGCGAAGCTTGCAGAGCAGCTTCGGATCGTGCCGGCTCAGCGGTCGCTGTTTACCCGGTTGCTCGCGATTCTGACCGAGGACGGCATCCTCGAACCCGCGGCCTCGGGCTGGCGCGTGAAACACGTGCCGCCAGTCGTGGATGCGGAGCGCGAATGGCAAGCCGTGGCCGGTCGCTTCCCGACCTTCGATGCCGAACTCGGTCTGACGCGCCGCTGTGCGCAGGATCTAGCCGGCGTGCTGCGAGGCGAGACGGATCCGCTGCAGTTGCTCTTTCCGGGCGGCTCGCTGGCCGATACCGAAAAGCTCTACCAGAACTCCCCGGCCTCACGGACCTACAACAGCGTGCTGGCGGCGCTGGTCGAGCGGATTCCCGGCGGCACCTCCACCCGCCCGCTCCGTGTGCTGGAGATCGGGGCCGGAACGGGCGGAACGACCTCGTATGTGCTCCCGGTGCTCGCGAAGCGGACCCAGGTCGAGTACACCTTCACCGACGTCTCGCCGCTCTTTCTCAACAAGGCTCGTGAGAAGTTTGCCGAGTACGCGCGAGTCGAGTACCGGACGCTCGACATCAGCCGGGCTCCGGCTGAGCAGGGATTCGAGACGGCCCGGTATGATCTGATTCTGGGAACCAACGTGATCCACGCGACTGCCGACCTGGCAGTGACGATGGGCCATGTTCACGACTTGCTTGCGCCCGGCGGTCTCGTGGCCCTGCTCGAGGGCACTGCCCCGCAGCGCTTCGGCGACCTGACGGTCGGCATGACCGACGGCTGGTGGGCCTTCAGCGACACCGAGCGACGATCCTATGCCCTAATGCCGCATCAGGCATGGCTCGATCTCCTGGCCAAGACCGGTTATACCGGTGCCACGGCGGTGCCGGGAGCCGATGCGGGTCCGGTCCTGTCGCAGCAGGCCATTTTCGTCGCCCAGCGTCCCGCCGTGAGCAGCCCCGCCGCCTCCAGCGACTGGATCGTAGTGCCGGATCGTGGCGGTGTTGCGGAGCTGGTGGTCGACGCCCTCGAGCGCCGCGGCGCTCGGGCGGTGACGGTTCCGGCGGAGTCACCTGACGCTCTGCGGAACGCGCTGATCGGAGGCGACAACGGCGCGCGACCGGTGCGCGGCATCCTCTATTTGCCGGCGCTCGATCTCGCCCTGACGGATGCGACATCCGCCGACGACCTTGCCCGCGGGCAGGCAACCGTCCTGGGCGGCGCCCTTGAGGTAATCCAGACCGCGACCGCTGCCGGGGCTGCGACCAAGCTCTACCTGGTCACGCAGGGTGCACAAGCCACCGAGGAAGGCGAGTCCACGGATCCTGCGCAGGCGACTCTCTGGGGACTGGGACATGTCGTCGCCCTCGAGCACCCGGAACTCGGCTGCGTTCGCCTGGATCTGGATCCCGCGCGTTCGGCCGCTGAGTCGGTCGAGGCGCTGCTGACGGCGCTCGATCGGCCCGCGGCGGAGGATCAGGTCGCCCTGCGCGGCAACGACACTCACGTCCGCCGCCTGGTGCGGATGCAGGATACCACGACGGATCTGGTTCGGACCACACTCGACCCCGAGGCCACCTATCTGGTCACGGGGGGCCTGCGCGGCCTGGGCCTCCGGGTTGCCGAGTGGCTGGTCGACCGGGGAGCGCGGCATCTCGCGCTCATGGGGCGTCGGCAACCGAGCATCGATGCGGAGGAGGCAACGGCCCGCATGGAGGCGCGCGGCGCGCAGGTTCGGGCCTTTCAGGGCGACGTCGGTCGACGAGAGGATGTCGCACGGGTGCTGGGTGAGATCGGCCGCGGCATGCCTCGGCTCCGTGGCGTGATTCACGCAGCGGGCGTGCTCGACGATGGCGTGCTGACTCAGCAGACGTGGCCGCGCTTCGAAACGGTTCTTGGTCCGAAGGTCCAGGGCACCTGGCACCTGCATCAGCTGGCGGGCGACCTGGACTTCCTGGTGCTGTTTTCGTCCGGTGCGTCGGTGGCCGGGTCCGTCGGGCAGGCCAACCACGCCGCGGCAAACACCTTCGAGGACATGCTGGCCTTCCGTCGGCAGGCGGAGGGACGCGCCACGGTCAGCATCAATTGGGGACCCTGGGCCGAGATCGGCGCCGCGGCAGATCGTCAGATCTCGGCGCGAGATTTCATGGGATCCATCAGTCCGGCGGACGGTCTGACCGCGCTCGAATGGGCAATGCGGGTTCGGCCGGACGGAACCTTCGCAGCTTCGCAGGTAGCGGTACTACCGGCCGACTGGGAGCGATTCCTCGCGACCTACCCGGATGGGGCCGCGCCGCCGCTCGTAGCCGAGCTGGCCGATGAAGTGGCGCGGCGGCGGGCCGCGCGCCCGGCGGCACCGGTGGCGGCCCGGTCGGTTGAGGGGGGACTCAGACAGCGAATCGCCGGGACGGTGCCGAACCGTCGCCTGGTGGTGCTGCGCGACTTCGTACGCGATCAGGCCGTCAAGGTGCTGGGTGCGGAACGGCGGGAGCGGTTCGATCTGAGCCGGCCGCTTCGCGAGCTGGGGCTCGACTCGCTTATGGCAGTCGAGCTGCGCAACAAGCTGGGTGCGGGGGTCGGCCGGATGCTGCCCGCGACGCTCACGTTCGACTGCCCGACGGCCGACGCCCTGGTCGACTACCTCGCCGCCGAAGTCTTCAGCGAGGAACTCGCGTCAGGAAGTGCGGCCGTGCCGGCGTCGGCGACGCACCATGCGACGCCCTCGGCCGAGGACGACGGCACACTGGATGAGCTGAGCGAAAACGATCTGGCCTCGCTCCTGGAAGCACGGCTCGACGGCATCGCAAGTCGAAAGGGTACGACCACATGA